One Hippoglossus hippoglossus isolate fHipHip1 chromosome 5, fHipHip1.pri, whole genome shotgun sequence genomic window carries:
- the LOC117760953 gene encoding intraflagellar transport protein 52 homolog, with protein sequence MESESHNRMIFNASKKEVFTMNNGYKSMQRKLQAQGKIQSMKHELSAKKLKDVKLWITAGPREKFKASELEVLKHYLDGGGNVLVMLGEGGEIKYDTNINFLLEEFGILVNNDAVVRNVYYKYFHPKEALVSNGVLNREISRAAGKVVTGILEDENVGNNAQALTFVYPYGATLNVMKPAMPVLSTGSDCFPLNRPVLAFYQGKEAGKLVVLGSCHMFSDQYIDKEENSKIMDVMLQWLMTDNIQLNQIDAEHPEITDYTMLPDTGFLSEQLRVCLPEDDVDPRDFTSLFDMSLLNFSTDTLPQVISAYKQLSVKDEPLQRITPQFEILPELKPADFPPAVSDLPPPTLELSDLEKALHSSPISVQSTIMSCAQTS encoded by the exons ATGGAGAGCGAATCGCACAACCGCATGATCTTTAACGCTTCTAAAAAAGAAGTTTTCACCATGAATAATGGATATAAATCAATGCAGAGGAAACTACAAGCTCAGGGGAAAATTCAGAG CATGAAACATGAGCTGTCTGCGAAGAAGCTGAAGGACGTCAAGTTGTGGATCACTGCAGGTCCGAGAGAGAAGTTCAAAGCATCAGAG CTGGAGGTGCTGAAGCACTAcctggatggaggaggaaacgTCCTGGTCATGCTcggtgaaggaggagaaatcAAATATGACACTAACATCAACTTTCTCCTGGAGGAGTTTGGAATACTGGTCAACAATG ATGCTGTTGTGAGGAATGTGTATTACAAATACTTCCACCCTAAGGAGGCGCTTGTGTCCAATGGTGTATTGAACAg AGAGATCAGTCGGGCTGCTGGCAAAGTGGTCACAGGAATCCTTGAAGATGAAAATGTTGGCAACAATGCACA gGCTCTGACATTTGTGTACCCATACGGTGCCACACTAAATGTGATGAAGCCGGCTATGCCAGTTCTTTCTACTGGTTCAGACTGCTTCCCCCTCAACAGGCCTGTCTTGGCCTTCTATCAAGGAAAG GAGGCTGGCAAACTGGTTGTGCTGGGTTCGTGCCACATGTTCAGTGACCAATACATCGACAAAGAAGAGAACAGTAAAATCATG GATGTCATGCTCCAGTGGCTCATGACTGACAATATCCAGCTGAATCAGATTGATGCAGAACACCCAGAG ATCACAGATTACACCATGTTGCCAGACACAGGGTTCTTGTCAGAGCAGCTCAGAGTGTGTTTACCAGAGGATGATGTAGACCCCAGGGACTTCACCTCTCTCTTTGACATGTCTTTGTTAAATTTTTCAACTGACACCTTACCCCAAGTCATCAG TGCCTACAAACAGCTTAGTGTCAAAGACGAGCCACTTCAGCGGATCACACCACAGTTTGAGATTCTGCCTGAGCTTAAACCTGCT GACTTTCCACCTGCAGTAAGTGATCTACCTCCACCTACGTTGGAACTGTCTGATCTGGAAAAGGCCTTGCACAGCTCACCAATAAGT GTACAGTCAACGATCATGAGTTGTGCGCAAACTTCTTGA
- the si:ch73-303b9.1 gene encoding uncharacterized protein si:ch73-303b9.1 isoform X2, with amino-acid sequence MEKAIVITDDVTFYFLDMKSFECSSPSELDRKFFGEQSLMSSLSLEQLSTSRASNETVADGSDPRLSSLAFLCLSSDPISPTVTIAVNNLNTQEKDNCHLAVPLQGKSSTPYVLLQKRQKAALFDQSFSDLAASQMSWDVSLIKSESNSPKPCNESSTLESTWSPKPPSTQPSLAEVSP; translated from the exons ATGGAGAAAGCTATCGTCATTACAG ATGATGTGACATTTTACTTCCTAGATATGAAAAGCTTCGAGTGTTCATCTCCATCGGAGCTTGACAGGAAGTTCTTTGGTGAACAGAGTTTGATGTCGTCTTTGTCGCTGGAGCAGCTGTCCACGTCTAGGGCATCAAATGAAACGGTAGCTGATGGATCTGACCCCAGGCTGTCGAGCCTGGCTTTTCTCTGCCTGTCATCAGACCCCATTTCTCCCACTGTCACAATTGCAGTGAACAACCTGAATACTCAAGAGAAGGACAACTGTCACCTGGCCGTTCCTTTACAGGGAAAGTCCTCCACTCCCTACGTGCTCCTTCAGAAGCGACAAAAAGCTGCTTTGTTTGACCAGTCGTTCAGTGATCTCGCTGCCTCTCAAATGTCATGGGATGTGTCTCTGATTAAATCAGAGAGCAACAGCCCAAAACCTTGCAATGAGTCCAGCACTCTGGAGTCAACATGGAGTCCGAAACCTCCGTCTACACAACCTTCACTGGCTGAAGTTTCCCCCTGA
- the LOC117760952 gene encoding intraflagellar transport protein 52 homolog produces MERETHNCVVFNASKREVFTANNGYKSMQKRLRAQWKIQSMKDELSMERLHGVKLWITAGPREKFTASELEVLKHYLDGGGNVLVMLGEGGEVKYDTNINFLLEEFGILVNNDAVVRNVYYKYFHPKEALVSNGVLNREISRAAGKVVTGIIEDENVGNNAQALTFVYPYGATLSVIKPAMPVLSTGSVCFPLNRPVLAFYQGKEAGKLVVLGSCHMFSDQYIDKEENSKIMDVMLQWLMTDNIQLNQIDAEDPEITDYTMLPDTGCLSEQLRVCLQEGDENPRDFTSLFDMSLFNLSTDTLPQVISAYKQLNVKDEPLQLITPQFETPLPQLQPAVFPPALSDLPPPMLDLFDLDETFSSEKVRLAQLTNKCTDDDLEFYVRKCGEILGVTPKLDKEQRDAKHILEHIFFQVVEFRKLNQEHDVDTEARFTPV; encoded by the exons ATGGAGAGGGAAACGCACAACTGCGTAGTCTTCAACGCTTCTAAAAGAGAAGTTTTCACCGCCAACAATGGATACAAATCCATGCAGAAGAGACTACGAGCCCAGTGGAAAATCCAGAG CATGAAAGATGAGCTGTCTATGGAGAGGCTACATGGCGTCAAGTTGTGGATCACTGCAGGTCCGAGAGAGAAGTTCACAGCATCAGAG CTGGAGGTGCTGAAGCACTAcctggatggaggaggaaacgTCCTGGTCATGCTcggtgaaggaggagaagtCAAATATGACACTAACATCAACTTTCTCCTGGAGGAGTTTGGAATACTGGTCAACAATG ATGCTGTTGTGAGGAATGTGTATTACAAATACTTCCACCCTAAGGAGGCGCTTGTGTCCAATGGTGTATTGAACAg AGAGATCAGTCGGGCTGCTGGCAAAGTGGTCACAGGAATCATTGAAGATGAAAATGTTGGCAACAATGCACA gGCTCTGACATTTGTGTACCCGTACGGAGCCACACTGAGTGTGATAAAGCCGGCTATGCCAGTTCTTTCTACTGGATCAGTCTGCTTCCCCCTCAACAGGCCCGTCTTGGCCTTCTATCAAGGAAAG GAGGCTGGCAAACTGGTTGTGCTGGGTTCGTGCCACATGTTCAGTGACCAATACATCGACAAAGAAGAGAACAGTAAAATCATG GATGTCATGCTCCAGTGGCTCATGACTGACAATATCCAGCTGAATCAGATTGATGCAGAAGACCCAGAG ATCACAGATTACACCATGTTGCCAGACACAGGTTGCTTGTCAGAGCAGCTCAGAGTGTGTTTACAAGAGGGTGATGAAAACCCCAGGGACTTCACCTCTCTCTTTGACATGTCGTTGTTCAATTTGTCAACTGACACCTTACCCCAAGTCATCAG TGCCTACAAACAGCTTAATGTGAAAGACGAGCCACTTCAGCTGATCACACCACAGTTTGAGACTCCACTGCCTCAGCTTCAACCTGCT GTATTTCCACCTGCCCTGAGTGATCTACCTCCACCCATGTTGGACTTGTTTGATCTGGATGAAACGTTCTCTTCTGAGAAAGTGCGGCTAGCACAGCTCACCAATaaat GTACAGACGACGATCTGGAGTTCTATGTGCGTAAATGTGGGGAAATTCTGGGTGTGACTCCAAAGTTGGATAAAGAGCAGAGGGATGCCAAGCACATCTTggaacacattttctttcaggTTGTAGAGTTTAGGAAGCTCAatcag GAGCACGACGTCGACACAGAGGCACGATTCACTCCAGTGTGA
- the mybl2b gene encoding v-myb avian myeloblastosis viral oncogene homolog-like 2b: MSWWPRGEDGEEAMVQDTDSDVAEQRDGGRVKVKWKQEEDDKLKALVQKLGPTDWKYFASHIPNHTELQCQHRWFKVLDPELIKGPWTKEEDDKVIELVNVYGNKQWAMVAKHLKGRLGKQCRERWHNHLNPNVKKSSWTAEEDLIIFKAHSLLGNRWAEIAKLLPGRTDNAVKNHWNSTIKRKLEMGFYAGEVLKPEELEDMLARVNKDVQIPGCSQEGDDNDPEQNTHPPEMPVPALDEASPSEAGPSKAVLSPKGSCSIKTEADTSGEATRSSWVVDSSGFLSPAGPGLKELMDLVDEEMPVPALDEASPSEAGPSKTVLSPKGSCSIKTEADTSGEATRSSWVVDSSGFLSPAGPGLKEVMDLVDGDLDGWCNLAAFDLPEESPSPERHQFRLEGSALQELSKGSRGELIPISPGGVTPPSSLNRRSRRYIALSPDGNNSMTPKSTPVKILPFSPSQFLNMWTKQDTHDLENPSLTSTPVCSQRAIVTTPLQRDKTPLTQKENSAFVTPNHKSDLCETPRTPTPFKNAMEKYGPLQPLPQTPNLEDDINEVIRRDAGIDLGAVRFSPPEQRRKTMHRPTKKVRKSLALDVMDCQVTKRKSIKTEFDQSIKEEPVTVPLNSSSFCSKRHDNILDQGFLLGPSDSAIFPSMVPPVPMSKEWEKVVCGQTKDQLIMTEKARRYLRSLKSHAPNRALILS; this comes from the exons atgtCCTGGTGGCCGCGCGG TGAGGATGGGGAGGAGGCCATGGTCCAGGACACTGACTCTGACGTGGCCGAGCAGAGGGACGGTGGCAGGGTCAAGGTGAAGTGGAAACAAGAGGAG GATGACAAGCTCAAGGCTCTGGTTCAGAAACTGGGACCAACTGATTGGAAATATTTTGCCAGCCACATACCA AATCACACTGAACTCCAATGTCAGCATCGCTGGTTTAAGGTCCTGGACCCAGAATTAATTAAAGGGCCTTGGAccaaagaggaggatgataaG GTCATAGAGCTTGTAAATGTCTACGGCAACAAACAGTGGGCAATGGTAGCCAAGCATCTGAAAGGCAGACTGGGGAAGCAGTGCAGAGAACGCTGGCACAACCATCTCAATCCCAATGTGAAGAAGTCATCGTGGACAGCCGAGGAGGATCTCATCATCTTCAAAGCTCACTCTCTGCTGGGAAACCGCTGGGCTGAAATCGCCAAGCTGCTCCCTGGAAG AACAGACAATGCAGTGAAGAATCACTGGAATTCGACCATCAAACGGAAGTTGGAGATGGGCTTCTATGCCGGGGAGGTCTTAAAGCCGGAAGAACTTGAAGATATGTTGGCCCGTGTGAATAAGGATGTGCAG ATTCCTGGTTGCTCTCAGGAAGGCGACGACAACGACCCAGAGCAGAACACACATCCTCCA GAGATGCCAGTCCCAGCCCTCGATGAAGCCAGCCCCAGCGAAGCAGGGCCGTCCAAGGCTGTCCTCTCTCCAAAGGGCAGCTGTTCCATTAAGACAGAAGCAGACACCTCAGGAGAAGCTACCCGCTCCAGCTGGGTGGTGGACAGCTCTGGCTTCCTCTCCCCTGCTGGCCCGGGCCTGAAGGAGTTGATGGACTTGGTGGATGAG GAGATGCCAGTCCCAGCCCTCGATGAAGCCAGCCCCAGCGAAGCAGGGCCGTCCAAGACTGTCCTCTCTCCAAAGGGCAGCTGTTCCATTAAGACAGAAGCAGACACCTCAGGAGAAGCTACCCGCTCCAGCTGGGTGGTGGACAGTTCTGGTTTCCTCTCCCCTGCTGGCCCGGGCCTGAAGGAGGTGATGGACTTGGTGGATGGG GACCTGGATGGCTGGTGCAACCTCGCAGCCTTTGACCTGCCCGAGGAGAGTCCGAGCCCCGAGCGCCACCAGTTTCGTCTGGAGGGCAGCGCATTGCAGGAGTTGAGCAAAGGCAGCAGAGGGGAACTCATCCCCATCTCTCCAGGAGGGGTGACGCCACCCTCCTCACTGAACCGCAGAAGCCGGAGATACATCGCCTTGTCTCCCGATGGCAACAACTCCATGACTCCCAAGAGCACTCCTGTCAAAATCTTGCCCTTTTCTCCATCTCAA TTCCTCAACATGTGGACCAAACAGGATACTCACGACCTGGAGAACCCATCCCTCACGTCCACGCCTGTGTGCAGCCAGAGAGCCATTGTTACGACACCACTGCAGCGAGACAAAACGCCCCTCACTCAAAAGGAGAACTCGGC aTTTGTGACACCCAACCACAAGTCCGATCTCTGCGAGACACCACGAACTCCAACGCCATTCAAAAATGCCATGGAGAAGTACGGccctctgcagcctctg CCTCAGACTCCAAACCTCGAGGACGACATAAACGAGGTCATCCGAAGAGATGCCGGAATTGACTTGGGGGCTGTACGTTTCTCTCCGCCCGAGCAAAGACGCAAAACAATG CATCGACCTACGAAGAAAGTGCGGAAGTCGTTGGCCCTAGATGTCATGGACTGCCAAGTGACAAAGCGCAAATCCATCAAGACTGAATTCGATCAGAGCATCAAG GAAGAACCTGTTACGGTTCCTCTGAACTCCTCGTCATTTTGCAGTAAGAGGCATGACAATATTTTGGATCAAGGCTTCCTTCTGGGACCAAGCGACAGTGCCATATTCCCCAGCATGGTGCCCCCAGTTCCT aTGTCGAAAGAGTGGGAAAAGGTTGTTTGTGGACAAACTAAAGACCAGCTCATAATGACGGAGAAAGCCAGGCGCTACCTTCGATCTCTAAAATCCCACGCACCCAACCGGGCTCTGATTCTGTCCTGA
- the si:ch73-303b9.1 gene encoding uncharacterized protein si:ch73-303b9.1 isoform X1, which translates to MQPQIKPTWTSADTHRPRETMEKAIVITDMKSFECSSPSELDRKFFGEQSLMSSLSLEQLSTSRASNETVADGSDPRLSSLAFLCLSSDPISPTVTIAVNNLNTQEKDNCHLAVPLQGKSSTPYVLLQKRQKAALFDQSFSDLAASQMSWDVSLIKSESNSPKPCNESSTLESTWSPKPPSTQPSLAEVSP; encoded by the exons ATGCAGCCTCAGATAAAACCCACCTGGACCTCAGCTGACACTCACAGGCCCAGGGAAACAATGGAGAAAGCTATCGTCATTACAG ATATGAAAAGCTTCGAGTGTTCATCTCCATCGGAGCTTGACAGGAAGTTCTTTGGTGAACAGAGTTTGATGTCGTCTTTGTCGCTGGAGCAGCTGTCCACGTCTAGGGCATCAAATGAAACGGTAGCTGATGGATCTGACCCCAGGCTGTCGAGCCTGGCTTTTCTCTGCCTGTCATCAGACCCCATTTCTCCCACTGTCACAATTGCAGTGAACAACCTGAATACTCAAGAGAAGGACAACTGTCACCTGGCCGTTCCTTTACAGGGAAAGTCCTCCACTCCCTACGTGCTCCTTCAGAAGCGACAAAAAGCTGCTTTGTTTGACCAGTCGTTCAGTGATCTCGCTGCCTCTCAAATGTCATGGGATGTGTCTCTGATTAAATCAGAGAGCAACAGCCCAAAACCTTGCAATGAGTCCAGCACTCTGGAGTCAACATGGAGTCCGAAACCTCCGTCTACACAACCTTCACTGGCTGAAGTTTCCCCCTGA